Proteins encoded by one window of Micromonospora coxensis:
- a CDS encoding Xaa-Pro dipeptidyl-peptidase — MTPARSRALAAATLTALLVTAAPTTPAHAAPDPPHIVGDHTVPVYSYADAVRESVQVETPTDADGDGARDRVMVDLVRPREAAQAGVRVPVIMDASPYYHCCGRGNESERKTYDANGVIAKAPLFYDNWFVPRGYAFAAVDLSGTARATGCEDVGGRAEVAGARAVVDWLNGRARGFTLDGEPVTASWSTGRVGMIGKSWDGSVANGVAATGVRGLATVVPISAISSWYDYQRYRGLLRASDYPAYLHRVVNGRPAEACAAVLARLRAESAEDTGDYNAYWAERDYRRSVGQVRASVLVAHGVNDLNVTTGQFARWWDALADRQVPRRLWLYQAGHEDPFDVRRAEWVATLHRWFDYWLQGLPNGVMREPRATLETAPGVWTEQRDWPAPGTRDVPVSLGAGDGTTGTLGGRGARPGVVRAYTDESLTEPQVVTEPTTARAGRLVFLSGPLTAPLRISGTPSVRLRIRVDRPTTALSARLVDYGTAERIQYRNSEGVRTLTTESCWGESTEADDACYRDTAEITAVTDHGVLTRGWLDAAHHRSLRFTSPLRPDRWYTVTLPLNAYDAVLPAGHVLGLVLAQSDPGFTETDDRDATVRVDLGRSTLTLPVTGPATLPPVTGVPEVVTAPDPSADRLAPPDNRQLPARS; from the coding sequence ATGACGCCTGCCCGGAGCCGGGCGCTGGCCGCCGCCACCCTCACGGCGCTGCTGGTCACGGCCGCCCCCACCACCCCCGCCCACGCCGCGCCCGACCCGCCGCACATCGTCGGCGACCACACGGTGCCGGTCTACTCCTACGCCGACGCCGTCCGGGAGAGCGTCCAGGTCGAGACGCCGACCGACGCCGACGGCGACGGCGCGCGGGACCGGGTCATGGTCGACCTGGTCCGGCCCCGGGAGGCGGCGCAGGCCGGCGTCCGGGTGCCGGTCATCATGGACGCCTCGCCGTACTACCACTGCTGCGGCCGGGGCAACGAGAGCGAACGCAAGACGTACGACGCGAACGGCGTGATCGCCAAGGCGCCGCTCTTCTACGACAACTGGTTCGTCCCCCGCGGGTACGCCTTCGCCGCGGTCGACCTCAGCGGCACCGCGCGCGCCACCGGCTGCGAGGACGTCGGCGGCCGGGCCGAGGTGGCCGGGGCGAGGGCGGTGGTGGACTGGCTCAACGGCCGGGCCCGCGGCTTCACGCTGGACGGCGAGCCGGTCACCGCGTCGTGGAGCACCGGCCGGGTCGGCATGATCGGCAAGTCGTGGGACGGCTCGGTCGCCAACGGCGTGGCGGCCACCGGCGTGCGGGGCCTGGCGACCGTCGTGCCGATCTCCGCGATCTCCAGTTGGTACGACTACCAGCGGTACCGGGGCCTGCTGCGCGCCTCGGACTATCCCGCCTACCTGCACCGGGTGGTCAACGGCAGGCCCGCCGAGGCGTGCGCCGCGGTGCTCGCCCGGCTGCGCGCGGAGAGCGCGGAGGACACCGGCGACTACAACGCGTACTGGGCGGAGCGGGACTACCGCCGCTCGGTCGGGCAGGTCCGGGCCAGCGTCCTGGTCGCGCACGGCGTCAACGACCTGAACGTCACCACCGGCCAGTTCGCCCGCTGGTGGGACGCGCTCGCCGACCGGCAGGTGCCGCGCAGGCTCTGGCTCTACCAGGCCGGGCACGAGGACCCGTTCGACGTCCGCCGGGCCGAGTGGGTGGCCACCCTGCACCGCTGGTTCGACTACTGGTTGCAGGGCCTGCCCAACGGCGTCATGCGGGAGCCCCGCGCCACCCTGGAGACCGCCCCCGGGGTGTGGACCGAGCAGCGCGACTGGCCGGCGCCGGGTACCCGGGACGTTCCGGTGTCCCTGGGGGCCGGCGACGGTACGACCGGCACGCTCGGCGGTCGGGGCGCCCGGCCGGGCGTGGTGCGGGCGTACACCGACGAGTCGCTGACCGAGCCGCAGGTGGTCACCGAACCGACGACCGCCCGCGCCGGGCGGCTGGTGTTCCTCTCCGGCCCGCTGACCGCGCCGCTGCGGATCTCCGGGACGCCGTCGGTGCGCCTGCGGATCAGGGTCGACCGGCCGACCACCGCGCTGAGCGCGCGACTCGTCGACTACGGCACCGCGGAACGGATCCAGTACCGCAACTCCGAGGGGGTCCGGACGCTGACCACCGAGTCGTGCTGGGGGGAGTCCACCGAGGCCGACGACGCCTGTTACCGGGACACGGCCGAGATCACCGCGGTCACCGACCACGGCGTGCTCACCCGCGGCTGGCTCGACGCGGCGCACCACCGGTCCCTGCGGTTCACCAGCCCGCTGCGCCCGGACCGGTGGTACACGGTCACCCTGCCGCTCAACGCGTACGACGCGGTGCTGCCGGCCGGCCACGTCCTCGGTCTCGTCCTCGCCCAGAGCGACCCGGGCTTCACCGAGACCGACGACCGGGACGCCACCGTCCGGGTGGACCTCGGGCGCAGCACGCTGACGCTGCCCGTCACCGGCCCCGCAACCCTGCCGCCGGTCACCGGCGTGCCGGAGGTGGTCACCGCTCCCGACCCGTCGGCCGACCGCCTCGCCCCGCCCGACAACCGTCAGCTTCCCGCCCGGTCCTGA
- a CDS encoding L-threonylcarbamoyladenylate synthase: MATYLDVHPENPQPRTISRVVDLLRSDGLIAYPTDSCFALGCRMGNRDGIDRIRDIRQLDSRHHFTLVCRDFAQLGQLVQINNALFRSLKAATPGSYTFILPATREVPRRLLHPKKKTVGVRIPDHPVAQALLTELGEPLVSSTLLLPDEAEPMTQGWEIKERLDHVLDAVIDSGECGTLPTTVVDFSQGEAEIVRRGAGDPSRFE; encoded by the coding sequence ATGGCGACGTACCTCGACGTGCACCCGGAGAACCCGCAACCGCGGACGATCAGCCGGGTGGTCGACCTCCTGCGCTCCGACGGTTTGATCGCGTACCCGACGGACTCGTGCTTCGCCCTCGGCTGCCGGATGGGCAACCGGGACGGCATCGACCGGATCCGCGACATCCGCCAGCTCGACAGCCGGCACCACTTCACCCTGGTGTGCCGGGACTTCGCGCAGCTCGGCCAGCTCGTCCAGATCAACAACGCCCTGTTCCGGTCGCTGAAGGCGGCCACGCCCGGCAGCTACACCTTCATCCTGCCGGCCACGAGGGAGGTCCCGCGCCGCCTGCTGCACCCGAAGAAGAAGACCGTGGGCGTCCGCATCCCCGACCACCCGGTGGCGCAGGCGCTGCTGACCGAACTGGGCGAGCCGCTGGTGTCGAGCACCCTGCTGCTGCCCGACGAGGCCGAGCCGATGACGCAGGGCTGGGAGATCAAGGAGCGGCTCGACCACGTGCTCGACGCGGTCATCGACTCCGGCGAGTGCGGCACCCTGCCCACCACCGTGGTCGACTTCTCCCAGGGCGAGGCGGAGATCGTCCGCCGGGGCGCCGGGGACCCGTCCCGCTTCGAGTAG